The Acidobacteriota bacterium genome segment GCCACGGCGGTCCTGTTCGCCCGAGCTGGGGCCGACGTGGCCATCAGCTACGTCAGCAACCGGGAGGCTGCCGACCAGGTCTGCCTGGAGGTCGAGAAGCTCGGCCGCCGGGCCCTGGCTTACAAGGCGGAAATGTCCTCTAAAGCGGACATCGACCGCATGGTCGCCGACATCCTGGCCAAGTGGGGCGAGCTCGACACACTGGTCAACAACGCCGGGATCTGGACCTACTTGGAGATGGGCAAGATGGCGGAGGCCGTCTACCACGAGACGATCGGCGTCAATCTGGACGGCGTCTTCTACGCCATAAATGCTGTGGTCCCGGCCATGAAGGAGCATGGCCGGGGCTGGATCGTCAGCGTGTCTTCGACGGCCGGGGTGCGGGGGGAGGCCCTCCACTCTCATTATGCCGCCAGCAAGGGCGCCCTCCATTCCCTGACCAGGTCCCTGGCCGTGGAACTGGCCCCCTGGGGCATCCGGGTCAACGCCGTGGCCCCGGGCTGGACCGATACCGACATGAGCGCCGGGTCCTTCAGCCAGCCGGGCTTCCGGGAGAAGGTCAGCCAGTCCATCCCCCTGAAGCGCATCCCGCCGCCTGAGGACGTGGCCGGCCCCATCCTGTTCCTAGCCTCCGACCTGGCCCGGCACGTCACCGGGGAGGTCCTGGACGTCAACGGAGGGGCGGTCCTGTGCGGCGGATAGGGGAGCGGCCGCCGGGCTAGCCAAACCGGGGGGAAATTATATCCCCCTTTTTAAGTATTGACACTTTTCAGGCGGATATGGTAATTAAAGCGGGTCAAATGCCCAACAAGCATCTGTCGGTCATCATCGTCCCGCACACCAAGACCAGCACCAGAACGCTGTGCTTTTCCCGTAAAAGGCTGAAATTCATGGGGATCGGCGGCGTCGTCATGGCCGTGGCC includes the following:
- a CDS encoding SDR family NAD(P)-dependent oxidoreductase encodes the protein MIRLDGRRALITGGSRGIGRATAVLFARAGADVAISYVSNREAADQVCLEVEKLGRRALAYKAEMSSKADIDRMVADILAKWGELDTLVNNAGIWTYLEMGKMAEAVYHETIGVNLDGVFYAINAVVPAMKEHGRGWIVSVSSTAGVRGEALHSHYAASKGALHSLTRSLAVELAPWGIRVNAVAPGWTDTDMSAGSFSQPGFREKVSQSIPLKRIPPPEDVAGPILFLASDLARHVTGEVLDVNGGAVLCGG